One genomic region from Microcystis panniformis FACHB-1757 encodes:
- a CDS encoding IS1634 family transposase, protein MYIEKVPNRNSPPAVLLRESYREGDQVKKRTLANLSKLPDDIIDNIKLALKGATLSMTEGIPNHFEVIRSLPHGHVMAILETIKKLGLDKIISEKSSRIRNLVVAMIVARIINPKSKLATARGFNSETCSQSLGQLLDLEKADEDELYNALDWLLEKQEKIEKHLALKHLESGTLVLYDVTSTYLEGDGCELGKYGDNRDKKKGKTQIVFGLLCSAKGCPIAVEVFEGNTSDGATLSGQIEKVRKGWGIENVVWVSDRGILTNSKIKELVKPIEGLDYITGLTKPQIRKLAEVEVIQLGLFEQVNLVEFESEDYPDERLIACRNPFIAQKNQLQREALLEAVEKELDLIVQATQREKRALKGQDKIALRVGKVLNQFKVNKYYNLEITEEGFSYQRKLELIAQETALDGVYVLRTSLESTLMDAATTVKAYKSLSQVEEAFRCYKSIDLKVRPIYHYKGDRVKAHIFLCMLAYYVEWHLKQSLAPLLFEDEEIDDGSLNVIKASRSESVQSKERKKRNQENFPVHSFRTLLEDLGTICLNTVECTIREGSYRFSKITRPTQLQQKALDLLGVSLICTQ, encoded by the coding sequence ATGTATATAGAAAAAGTTCCTAACCGTAATTCTCCCCCCGCCGTTCTTCTTCGGGAGTCCTACCGAGAAGGAGATCAAGTCAAAAAAAGAACCCTGGCCAATCTCTCAAAATTACCCGATGATATTATCGACAATATAAAACTGGCTCTTAAAGGGGCAACACTGTCCATGACTGAAGGCATTCCCAATCATTTTGAAGTGATTAGAAGTCTTCCTCATGGTCATGTGATGGCTATTTTAGAGACGATTAAAAAATTAGGTTTAGATAAAATAATCAGTGAAAAATCCTCACGAATCAGAAACTTAGTGGTGGCGATGATTGTGGCAAGAATCATCAATCCTAAATCGAAATTAGCCACAGCGAGAGGGTTTAATAGCGAAACTTGCAGTCAGAGTTTAGGACAATTGTTAGACTTAGAGAAAGCCGATGAAGACGAATTATATAACGCCTTAGATTGGTTATTAGAAAAACAAGAGAAAATTGAGAAGCACCTAGCACTTAAACACTTGGAATCAGGAACATTAGTCTTGTATGATGTCACTTCTACTTACCTAGAAGGAGATGGTTGTGAACTGGGAAAATATGGTGATAATCGAGATAAAAAGAAAGGGAAAACTCAGATAGTTTTTGGTTTGTTGTGTTCAGCTAAGGGTTGTCCGATAGCGGTAGAAGTATTTGAAGGAAACACCTCAGACGGTGCTACTTTAAGCGGACAAATTGAGAAAGTCAGAAAGGGTTGGGGGATTGAGAATGTGGTCTGGGTAAGTGATAGAGGAATTTTAACTAACTCGAAAATCAAGGAATTAGTAAAACCCATAGAAGGATTAGACTATATTACTGGTTTAACTAAGCCTCAAATTCGGAAACTGGCTGAGGTAGAAGTGATTCAATTAGGATTATTTGAGCAGGTAAACTTGGTGGAATTTGAGAGCGAAGATTATCCCGATGAAAGATTAATTGCTTGTCGTAATCCCTTCATTGCCCAGAAAAATCAACTACAAAGAGAGGCATTATTAGAAGCGGTAGAGAAGGAACTAGATTTGATTGTTCAAGCGACTCAAAGGGAGAAAAGAGCTTTAAAGGGTCAAGATAAGATAGCTTTGAGAGTGGGCAAGGTTCTTAATCAGTTTAAGGTCAATAAATACTATAACCTAGAGATAACAGAGGAAGGCTTTTCTTATCAGCGTAAGCTGGAATTAATCGCTCAAGAAACGGCCTTGGATGGTGTGTATGTGTTAAGAACTTCTCTGGAGTCAACCTTGATGGATGCAGCGACGACGGTTAAAGCTTATAAAAGTTTATCTCAAGTGGAGGAGGCATTTCGCTGTTATAAGTCAATTGATTTAAAGGTACGTCCTATCTATCATTATAAGGGTGATAGAGTTAAAGCCCATATCTTTTTATGTATGTTGGCTTATTATGTGGAATGGCATTTAAAACAGTCCTTGGCTCCTTTGTTATTTGAGGATGAAGAAATTGATGATGGTTCTCTGAATGTGATTAAGGCGAGTCGCAGTGAATCGGTGCAATCTAAAGAGAGAAAAAAACGGAATCAAGAGAATTTTCCTGTGCATAGCTTTCGGACTTTGTTGGAAGACCTGGGGACAATTTGCTTGAATACAGTGGAATGTACGATTAGGGAGGGAAGTTATCGTTTTTCTAAGATAACTCGACCGACCCAACTGCAACAAAAAGCGTTAGATTTATTGGGAGTTTCCCTGATTTGTACCCAGTAA
- a CDS encoding SulP family inorganic anion transporter: MSKNSRRVDFSDLPGPKNLRSYQWQWLGRDILAGVTVAAYAIPQCMAYGDLAGVEPVVGLWTLVPAALVYALFGSSPQLSLGPESTTAVMTAAAIAPLVSLQGENYGSLAAFLALMVGLICFVAYIARLGFLANLLSKPILIGYMAGVAVIMIAGQLGKISGLSIRENTVFKEIFAFFWGINQWHWPTLSLALLLLLFLFIIQKYFPKAPGPLLAVLLGTLAVATLHLDGEGVAVVGKISNTLPNFGLPTLDFSQLLPLGTAAVGIALVGYSDNVLTARAFAARHNQEIDANQEFLALGLGNLAAGFCQGFPISSSASRTAVGDSVGSKSQIYSLVVAVVVVAVIFSLGPLLALFPKAALGALVIYAACKLVDIAGAKRLKSFRNSEFNLAVLTMVGVLTTGILSGVAIAIGLSVIDLLARITRPDDAVLGTVPGVMGLHALQDWPEAQTIPGLVIYRYDAPLFFANAADFKRRALSAIARETKPVEWFVLNTEAIGELDSTAVEILEELAAELSRQGIVFALARVKHDLYLQLQRSRLLDKISQERIYYTLPAAIEAFQHR, from the coding sequence ATGAGTAAAAACTCCCGACGAGTCGATTTTTCTGATTTACCGGGGCCAAAAAACCTGCGCTCCTATCAATGGCAGTGGCTGGGCCGAGATATCCTCGCCGGTGTCACCGTGGCAGCCTACGCTATTCCCCAGTGTATGGCCTACGGCGATCTGGCCGGGGTCGAGCCGGTGGTGGGATTGTGGACTCTCGTGCCAGCGGCCTTAGTTTATGCCCTTTTCGGCTCCTCACCGCAACTGTCCCTCGGACCAGAATCGACCACAGCAGTGATGACGGCGGCAGCGATCGCACCTCTGGTGAGCCTTCAAGGGGAAAATTACGGCAGTTTAGCGGCTTTTTTAGCATTAATGGTCGGTTTAATCTGTTTTGTCGCTTATATCGCCCGCTTGGGATTTCTAGCTAATTTACTCTCCAAACCGATCCTGATCGGTTATATGGCGGGAGTGGCGGTGATCATGATTGCGGGACAACTGGGTAAAATTAGTGGTTTGTCAATCCGTGAAAATACGGTTTTTAAAGAAATTTTCGCTTTTTTCTGGGGAATAAACCAATGGCACTGGCCAACCCTTAGCCTAGCTCTATTGCTGCTACTATTTCTATTTATCATCCAAAAATATTTTCCTAAAGCACCAGGTCCCTTGCTGGCAGTTTTACTGGGAACCCTCGCCGTCGCTACCCTCCATCTTGATGGAGAAGGGGTGGCAGTAGTGGGTAAAATTAGCAATACTTTGCCCAATTTTGGCTTACCAACCCTAGATTTTTCCCAATTACTACCCCTAGGAACCGCAGCCGTCGGCATTGCCCTGGTGGGCTATTCCGATAACGTCTTGACCGCCAGAGCCTTCGCCGCACGTCATAACCAAGAAATCGATGCCAATCAAGAATTTTTAGCCCTGGGACTGGGGAATCTGGCGGCGGGTTTTTGTCAGGGATTTCCCATCAGCAGCAGCGCCAGTCGCACCGCGGTGGGCGATTCGGTGGGTAGTAAAAGTCAGATTTACTCCCTGGTGGTGGCAGTGGTGGTGGTGGCGGTCATTTTCTCCCTCGGTCCGCTACTGGCACTCTTTCCCAAGGCCGCTTTGGGTGCGCTGGTGATTTATGCGGCCTGTAAACTGGTGGATATTGCTGGCGCTAAACGACTAAAAAGCTTTCGCAATAGTGAGTTTAATCTCGCTGTCCTGACCATGGTGGGGGTGCTAACCACGGGGATTTTAAGCGGGGTTGCCATCGCCATCGGTCTCTCGGTTATCGATTTATTGGCCCGCATTACCCGGCCCGATGACGCGGTCTTGGGTACGGTTCCGGGGGTGATGGGTTTACACGCGCTCCAGGATTGGCCGGAAGCGCAAACAATACCGGGGTTAGTTATCTATCGTTACGATGCCCCCTTATTTTTTGCTAATGCGGCCGACTTTAAACGTCGCGCCCTCAGTGCCATTGCCCGGGAGACAAAACCGGTAGAATGGTTTGTCTTGAATACGGAGGCGATCGGGGAATTGGATAGTACAGCCGTGGAGATTCTTGAGGAACTAGCGGCAGAATTATCAAGACAGGGTATAGTTTTTGCCCTCGCTAGGGTTAAACACGATCTGTACTTACAATTGCAACGTTCTCGCTTGTTAGATAAAATTAGCCAGGAGAGAATTTACTATACTTTGCCGGCGGCGATCGAAGCTTTTCAACATCGTTAA
- a CDS encoding Mo-dependent nitrogenase C-terminal domain-containing protein, whose protein sequence is MVSSVQYRYTNEQVRDWLRGLLTIAWCDGDYSTSEQESIARFAHELELDDDHVLYQSISPEELAASFGHDPKISENFLRTAVMVAIADGIYSPAEAALLHSYRDAFGLEIEALSALEHTICEIPEITTEAQKSEFISAEHPHPDLLHPLKDWLDGVEMHDPRLARFICKMVPPQCPFERDIVLFGHKLVHIPPLCKLNPLYEQLVGLRFRALSYLADDCQEDISEYI, encoded by the coding sequence ATGGTTAGCTCTGTTCAATACCGCTACACTAACGAACAAGTTAGGGACTGGTTACGGGGATTACTGACAATTGCTTGGTGTGATGGGGATTATAGCACCAGCGAACAGGAATCGATCGCCCGTTTCGCTCACGAATTAGAATTAGATGACGACCACGTTCTCTATCAATCGATTAGTCCCGAAGAATTGGCCGCAAGTTTCGGTCATGACCCCAAAATATCAGAAAACTTCCTCCGCACGGCGGTCATGGTAGCAATCGCCGATGGCATTTATTCCCCCGCAGAAGCGGCATTACTGCATAGTTATCGGGATGCTTTCGGGTTAGAAATCGAGGCCCTGTCAGCTTTAGAACATACTATCTGTGAAATTCCCGAAATTACCACGGAAGCGCAGAAATCCGAGTTTATCAGTGCCGAACATCCCCACCCAGATCTGCTGCATCCCCTCAAAGATTGGTTAGATGGGGTAGAAATGCACGATCCGCGCTTGGCCCGGTTTATCTGCAAAATGGTTCCGCCTCAATGTCCTTTTGAACGCGATATCGTGCTGTTTGGTCATAAGTTAGTCCATATTCCGCCTCTGTGCAAGTTAAATCCTCTCTACGAACAATTAGTCGGTTTACGCTTCCGCGCCCTATCATACTTAGCCGATGATTGTCAAGAGGATATTTCCGAGTATATTTAG
- a CDS encoding UDP-glucose dehydrogenase family protein, producing the protein MRVCVIGTGYVGLVTGVCLAHIGHHVICIDNNEEKVKLMKSGQSPIYEPGLSELMQSSAASGNLEFSADLEAGVKHGEILFIAVGTPALPTGESDTRYVEAVARGIGAHLNGGYKVIVNKSTVPIGSGDWVRMIVLDGVAERQKNLVAAGGGISTLERIEAEFDVVSNPEFLREGSAVYDTFNPDRIVLGSNNPKAIEMMKELYAPLVKRQFAEDTSLPPVPVVVTDLSSAEMIKYAANAFLATKISFINEVANICDRVGADVTQVAKGIGLDSRIGSKFLSAGIGWGGSCFPKDVSALVHTAEDYGYETELLNAAINVNKRQRTIAIEKLQQELKILKGKTVGLLGLTFKPDTDDMRDAPALTMIEQLNRLGAKVKAYDPIVSQSGLSHGLSGVIIESDPERLADGCDALVVVTEWQEFLRLDYGKMAKTMREPVLIDGRNFLDPAVVTAAGFRYLGIGR; encoded by the coding sequence ATGCGTGTTTGTGTTATCGGAACGGGTTATGTGGGTTTAGTCACTGGGGTTTGCCTAGCACATATCGGCCATCATGTTATCTGTATTGACAACAATGAAGAAAAAGTCAAATTGATGAAATCGGGACAATCCCCCATCTATGAACCGGGGTTATCGGAATTAATGCAGTCTTCGGCAGCCTCCGGCAATCTGGAATTCTCCGCGGATCTAGAAGCGGGAGTTAAACACGGCGAAATCCTCTTTATCGCTGTTGGTACACCAGCACTACCCACTGGAGAAAGTGACACCCGTTATGTGGAAGCGGTGGCCCGGGGTATTGGGGCCCATCTCAACGGTGGTTATAAAGTAATCGTCAATAAATCTACCGTTCCCATCGGTTCCGGGGATTGGGTACGGATGATCGTCCTCGATGGAGTGGCCGAGAGACAAAAAAATCTCGTGGCCGCTGGTGGCGGTATTAGTACACTAGAACGCATTGAAGCGGAATTCGATGTGGTCAGTAATCCCGAATTTTTACGGGAAGGTTCAGCGGTTTATGATACTTTTAACCCCGATCGCATTGTTTTAGGCAGTAATAACCCGAAAGCCATCGAAATGATGAAGGAATTGTACGCGCCTTTGGTTAAACGCCAATTCGCTGAGGATACCTCCTTGCCTCCCGTTCCCGTAGTCGTTACGGATCTCAGTTCGGCGGAAATGATTAAATACGCCGCTAATGCCTTCCTAGCCACCAAAATTAGCTTTATTAACGAAGTAGCTAACATCTGCGATCGCGTGGGAGCCGATGTCACCCAAGTGGCTAAAGGTATCGGTTTAGATTCCCGTATCGGCAGCAAGTTCCTCTCGGCCGGGATCGGTTGGGGGGGTTCCTGTTTCCCCAAAGATGTGTCGGCTTTGGTACATACCGCGGAAGACTACGGTTACGAAACGGAATTACTTAACGCCGCTATCAATGTTAACAAACGTCAACGGACAATTGCGATCGAAAAACTGCAACAGGAATTAAAAATCCTCAAGGGTAAAACCGTCGGTTTGTTGGGATTAACTTTTAAACCCGATACCGATGATATGCGCGATGCTCCGGCTTTAACCATGATTGAACAGTTAAATCGTTTAGGTGCTAAGGTAAAAGCCTATGATCCGATCGTTTCCCAAAGTGGTTTAAGTCACGGTCTAAGCGGTGTGATTATCGAATCGGATCCGGAAAGATTGGCTGATGGTTGTGACGCTTTGGTGGTGGTGACGGAATGGCAAGAATTCCTCCGTCTTGACTACGGCAAAATGGCTAAAACCATGCGCGAACCCGTGTTGATTGATGGTCGCAATTTCCTCGATCCTGCTGTGGTGACAGCAGCCGGTTTCCGTTACCTCGGGATTGGACGTTAA
- a CDS encoding UDP-glucuronic acid decarboxylase family protein: MRILVTGGAGFIGSHLIDRLMEQGHEVICLDNFYTGTRRNIVKWLGNPYFELIRHDITEPIRLEVDQIYHLACPASPIHYQYNPVKTIKTNVLGTMYMLGLAKRVKARFLLASTSEVYGDPDVHPQTEEYRGNVNCIGPRSCYDEGKRVAETLAFEYYREHKVDIRVARIFNTYGPRMLENDGRVVSNFVVQALRGEPLTVYGQGSQTRSFCYVSDLVEGLMRLMNGDFIGPVNLGNPDEYTILELAQVIQGMINPEAELVYQPLPEDDPKQRQPDITRAKTYLDWSPTIPLSQGLKMTIEDFRSRLS, from the coding sequence ATGAGAATCCTAGTTACAGGCGGTGCGGGTTTTATCGGTTCCCATCTAATCGATCGCTTGATGGAACAGGGTCATGAAGTGATCTGTCTGGATAACTTCTACACAGGGACGCGCAGAAATATCGTTAAATGGCTAGGAAATCCTTATTTTGAGCTAATTCGTCACGATATCACCGAGCCGATCCGTCTAGAAGTCGATCAGATTTATCACCTGGCCTGTCCCGCTTCCCCAATTCACTATCAATATAACCCCGTAAAAACGATTAAAACCAATGTTTTAGGGACTATGTATATGCTAGGCCTAGCTAAAAGGGTAAAAGCGCGATTTTTGCTCGCTTCTACCTCAGAAGTCTATGGCGATCCCGATGTGCATCCGCAAACGGAAGAATATCGAGGTAATGTCAACTGCATCGGACCGCGTTCCTGTTATGACGAAGGTAAACGGGTAGCGGAAACCCTGGCTTTTGAGTATTATCGGGAGCATAAAGTCGATATCCGGGTGGCCCGGATTTTCAACACCTACGGCCCGCGAATGCTAGAAAACGATGGTCGAGTGGTGAGTAATTTCGTCGTGCAAGCTTTGCGCGGTGAACCCCTGACGGTTTATGGTCAAGGTTCCCAAACCCGCAGTTTTTGCTATGTTTCTGACCTGGTGGAAGGGTTAATGCGTTTGATGAATGGGGACTTTATCGGGCCGGTTAATCTCGGCAATCCCGACGAATACACAATTCTGGAATTAGCGCAAGTGATCCAAGGCATGATTAATCCCGAGGCCGAATTGGTCTATCAACCACTGCCGGAAGATGATCCCAAGCAACGACAACCGGATATCACTCGTGCTAAAACTTATCTGGATTGGAGTCCAACTATTCCTCTAAGTCAGGGTTTAAAAATGACGATCGAGGATTTCCGTTCTCGTCTAAGCTAA
- the polA gene encoding DNA polymerase I translates to MTSAEQNKLFILIDGHSLAFRAYYAFAKSRSGPLRTSTGIPTSVCFGFLNSLMQLLETQKPTYLAVAFDLAVPSFRHEADVNYKANRQETPEEFPPDLTNLQSLLAAMNIPIVTSPGYEADDVLGTLAKQAGDNGYTVKILTGDRDLFQLVDEEKKTTVLYLDINAVKSTSGQGYTEFNSQAVTEKLGVTPKQVVDFKALCGDKSDNIPGVRGIGEKTAIDLLKKYNNLEDIYTNLESIKGMVKTKLLEGKTAAESSRYLAKIALDAPVSLDEEKFRLRGFDRRLVKPLLERLELKKILQKLDQIQQQLGGTPTLELTSDADSNQLSLFDLPPISPPVLITPDIIDTIPKLDALLAKLTTFTNRQFPVAWDTETTDLNPRVAKLVGIGCCWGKELNSLAYIPIGHQNGDNLNLEIVLEKLRPILAGDNYPKVFQNAKFDIDVFYHQGITVKGLVFDTMVASYVLHPELTHNLEDLCDRYLDGITSLSYKSLGIPGGKTIADLDISTTANYCGLDAYATYLLREKLQAELTKIPSLYQLFSEVESPLVMVLWQMENYGIKINVNYLKNLSQQLERDLADIEKKAYESIGETFNLGSPKQLSEILFDRLELNRKKSRKTKTGYSTDQSVLEKLQGDHPLIDYILEHRTLSKLKSTYVDALPKLAEPKTARLHTDFNQTITSTGRLSSSNPNLQNIPIRSEFSRRIRQAFIPEDGYLLVSADYSQIELRILAHLSQEPVLLEAYRSNQDVHKVTAQLLFDKGEITPEERSLGKTINFGVIYGMGAQKFARESKLTVEQGRKFIEKYHQRYAQVFEYLENSKKQAIAQGYVETILGRRRYFNFDNPLLKRLRGLSLHDIDLDSLKLNNEEAQLLRSAANAPIQGSSADIIKVAMVKLAEVLQNYRARLLLQVHDELVLEVPREEWPSLESKIKTTMEEAVSLTIPLLVEIKAGDNWMETK, encoded by the coding sequence ATGACCAGTGCCGAGCAAAATAAGCTATTTATCCTGATTGATGGGCATTCTTTGGCTTTTCGTGCCTATTATGCCTTTGCTAAGTCTCGTTCTGGCCCTCTCCGTACTTCTACCGGCATTCCCACCAGTGTTTGTTTTGGGTTTTTAAACTCTCTGATGCAGTTACTAGAAACTCAAAAACCCACTTATTTAGCGGTCGCTTTTGATTTAGCAGTTCCTTCTTTTCGCCACGAAGCTGATGTCAATTATAAGGCTAATCGGCAAGAAACTCCCGAAGAATTTCCCCCCGATTTAACTAATCTGCAAAGTCTCTTGGCAGCGATGAATATTCCTATTGTGACTTCCCCGGGTTACGAAGCAGATGATGTTTTAGGAACTTTGGCAAAACAGGCTGGCGATAATGGTTATACAGTCAAGATTTTAACAGGCGATCGAGATTTATTTCAATTGGTAGATGAGGAGAAAAAAACCACGGTTCTCTATCTGGATATTAATGCAGTCAAAAGTACATCGGGACAGGGTTATACAGAATTTAATTCCCAAGCTGTCACGGAAAAGTTAGGGGTGACACCAAAACAGGTAGTAGATTTTAAGGCTCTTTGCGGTGATAAGTCTGATAATATCCCCGGGGTGCGCGGAATTGGCGAAAAAACAGCAATAGATTTATTAAAAAAATACAATAACTTAGAGGACATATATACCAATCTGGAATCGATCAAGGGAATGGTAAAAACTAAATTATTAGAGGGTAAAACCGCCGCCGAAAGTTCTCGCTATTTAGCCAAAATTGCCCTTGATGCCCCCGTTAGCCTCGATGAAGAGAAATTTCGTCTCCGAGGTTTTGATCGGCGTTTAGTTAAACCTTTATTGGAAAGATTGGAGTTAAAGAAAATTCTCCAGAAACTCGATCAAATTCAACAGCAGCTAGGTGGCACTCCTACCCTAGAATTAACTAGCGATGCTGATTCTAATCAATTGTCTCTGTTTGATTTACCCCCTATTTCTCCACCGGTTCTAATTACTCCCGACATTATTGATACTATTCCTAAGTTAGATGCTCTACTGGCCAAATTAACAACTTTTACTAATCGGCAATTTCCCGTCGCTTGGGACACCGAAACTACGGATTTAAATCCTCGTGTAGCCAAATTAGTCGGCATCGGTTGCTGTTGGGGAAAAGAATTAAATTCTCTGGCCTATATTCCTATCGGCCACCAGAACGGTGATAATTTAAATCTAGAGATAGTCCTCGAAAAATTACGCCCAATTTTAGCTGGTGATAATTATCCGAAAGTCTTCCAGAATGCGAAATTTGATATTGATGTTTTTTATCATCAAGGAATTACCGTTAAAGGTCTAGTTTTTGATACTATGGTGGCTAGTTATGTCCTCCATCCCGAACTAACTCATAATCTCGAAGATTTATGCGATCGCTATTTGGACGGTATCACTTCCCTTAGTTATAAAAGTCTCGGTATTCCTGGGGGAAAAACCATCGCTGATTTAGATATCTCCACCACTGCCAACTACTGTGGATTAGATGCCTACGCTACCTATTTACTTCGAGAAAAATTACAGGCAGAATTAACTAAAATTCCCTCTTTATATCAATTATTCTCAGAAGTAGAATCTCCCCTCGTCATGGTGCTGTGGCAGATGGAAAATTATGGTATAAAAATTAATGTCAATTATCTAAAAAACTTGTCCCAGCAACTAGAAAGAGACTTAGCAGACATAGAAAAAAAAGCCTATGAATCCATCGGAGAAACTTTTAATCTTGGCTCTCCTAAACAGTTAAGTGAAATCCTCTTTGATCGACTAGAACTCAATCGCAAAAAATCCAGAAAAACTAAAACAGGTTACTCTACCGATCAAAGTGTTTTAGAGAAACTACAAGGAGATCATCCCCTAATTGATTATATCCTTGAACATCGCACCTTATCCAAATTAAAATCCACCTATGTGGATGCTTTACCGAAATTAGCCGAACCAAAAACCGCACGATTACATACAGATTTTAATCAAACCATCACCAGCACCGGACGCTTATCATCTTCCAATCCTAACCTACAAAATATCCCCATTCGCAGTGAATTTTCCCGGCGAATTCGTCAAGCTTTTATTCCCGAAGATGGTTACTTATTAGTATCAGCGGACTACTCACAAATCGAGTTAAGAATTCTCGCTCATCTCAGTCAAGAACCAGTTTTATTAGAAGCCTATCGTAGTAATCAAGATGTTCATAAAGTCACCGCTCAATTGCTCTTTGATAAAGGGGAAATTACCCCAGAAGAACGCAGTTTAGGGAAAACCATTAACTTCGGAGTTATTTACGGCATGGGAGCGCAAAAATTCGCCCGTGAATCGAAATTAACCGTAGAACAGGGCAGAAAATTTATTGAAAAATATCATCAACGTTATGCCCAAGTATTTGAGTATTTAGAGAATAGCAAAAAACAAGCAATTGCTCAGGGATATGTGGAAACTATTTTGGGTAGAAGACGTTATTTTAACTTCGATAATCCTCTCTTAAAAAGACTGCGAGGACTGTCCTTACATGACATCGATTTAGATAGCCTCAAACTCAACAACGAGGAGGCACAATTATTAAGATCGGCTGCTAATGCGCCCATTCAGGGTTCCAGTGCTGATATTATTAAAGTAGCGATGGTAAAATTGGCCGAGGTACTGCAAAATTATCGAGCGAGATTACTGCTGCAAGTCCATGATGAATTAGTCTTGGAAGTACCGAGGGAAGAATGGCCATCCCTAGAGTCAAAAATCAAGACGACTATGGAAGAAGCTGTCTCCTTGACGATCCCTCTCTTGGTAGAAATAAAAGCCGGTGACAATTGGATGGAAACCAAATAA
- a CDS encoding heavy-metal-associated domain-containing protein, with protein MLVFSYKVTGVTTMTITLKVPSIACEGCANTITKAINNQQPAAQISVDVANKIVTVETTASPAEIAQWISEVGHTVESGSEG; from the coding sequence ATGCTAGTTTTTAGCTATAAAGTTACTGGAGTTACAACAATGACAATTACCCTAAAAGTGCCTAGTATTGCCTGTGAAGGTTGCGCTAATACCATTACTAAAGCGATTAATAATCAGCAACCAGCAGCCCAAATATCGGTGGATGTAGCCAATAAAATCGTCACGGTAGAAACCACCGCATCCCCCGCAGAAATTGCCCAATGGATCAGCGAAGTCGGCCATACTGTTGAGTCTGGGAGTGAGGGTTGA
- a CDS encoding nucleotidyltransferase family protein, translating to MKISQEKLSQLCQHWHIHKLSLFGSVLRDDFTADSDIYMLVEFELGFTPSFFKLHQIQEELSQLFDGRTIDLVTIKSLNHHIRERVLATAEVCYVHD from the coding sequence ATGAAAATTTCTCAAGAAAAACTCTCACAACTTTGTCAACATTGGCATATTCATAAACTTTCCTTATTTGGTTCAGTTTTACGAGATGATTTCACCGCAGATAGTGATATTTATATGCTCGTTGAGTTTGAACTTGGTTTTACCCCTAGTTTTTTCAAACTTCATCAAATTCAAGAAGAATTATCTCAATTATTTGATGGACGTACTATTGATCTCGTTACCATCAAATCTCTTAATCATCATATTCGTGAGCGTGTTTTAGCAACAGCAGAGGTGTGTTATGTTCATGATTGA
- a CDS encoding endonuclease domain-containing protein produces the protein MNLNNSDFHLPYNTALVARAKELRKNMTLAEKKLWYSYLKNFKFKVLRQRPIDHFIVDFYCPSLKLVIEIDGDTHFTDEGKAYDKERTARLESYGLKVIRFTNSQVLRNFEAVCEQLNLSIPLNPP, from the coding sequence ATGAACCTAAACAACAGCGACTTTCATCTACCTTATAATACTGCCCTAGTAGCCAGAGCGAAAGAACTGCGAAAGAACATGACCTTAGCAGAGAAAAAGCTGTGGTATTCCTATCTAAAAAATTTCAAATTCAAAGTCCTAAGACAACGCCCCATTGATCATTTCATTGTTGATTTTTATTGCCCTAGCCTCAAACTTGTGATTGAAATTGATGGAGATACTCACTTTACGGATGAGGGAAAAGCCTATGATAAAGAGAGAACTGCGCGATTAGAAAGCTATGGATTAAAAGTTATTAGATTCACGAATTCGCAGGTATTAAGAAATTTTGAGGCGGTTTGTGAGCAGCTAAATCTTTCGATCCCCCTTAATCCCCCTTAA
- a CDS encoding nucleotidyltransferase family protein translates to MEQIKGFCQKWQVTELALFGSVLREDFRSDSDIDILITFSPTAKRGLTETLQMRDELQAIFNRKVDLIVKAALKRSDNWLRCKNILESAQIIYASL, encoded by the coding sequence ATGGAACAAATTAAAGGATTTTGTCAAAAGTGGCAAGTCACCGAATTGGCATTATTTGGTTCAGTTTTACGCGAAGATTTCCGTTCAGATAGCGATATTGATATTTTAATTACCTTTTCCCCAACTGCTAAACGAGGTTTAACCGAAACCCTACAAATGCGCGATGAACTGCAAGCAATTTTCAACCGAAAAGTAGATTTAATTGTGAAAGCAGCACTCAAACGGAGTGATAACTGGCTAAGATGTAAAAACATTTTAGAATCAGCACAGATTATATATGCCTCATTGTAA